A single region of the Actinoplanes sp. SE50/110 genome encodes:
- the mycP gene encoding type VII secretion-associated serine protease mycosin, whose translation MSARSAAARSLAVPAVSRRAVTRRPLAEPGFADEVVEGRPLAEPGTAVEDTVRADEWQLQTLDLHDAWTYADGSGVTVAVIDSGVDAHHPDLDGQVLPGLDLVNPKDDGDTDPVGHGTTVSGIIAGRSDDNTGVVGIAPKAKILPVRVLDEANRYDDALIVAKGLRWAVDHGARVVNLSLGGSANSPALAAALDYAFAKDVVVVACTGNVSATSSAHSVWYPAREPGVLAVAGMERNGTDLWSGSITGPETVVTAPATELVGARPGGYWRVQGTSFAAPMVAGTAALIRSRWPDMSAGDVINRIIRTAKDRGTPGRDDVFGFGLIDPTGALTASVPSVLGNPLDTTPPVGVGRLGSAPASGEAQSAPTDDPSSQPLAAAPGTNAGGWAAKATAQPAPHRGRWIAISLFALSTAVGALTIRRFALTTG comes from the coding sequence ATTTCCGCGCGCTCCGCGGCGGCCCGGTCGCTCGCGGTCCCGGCGGTTTCCCGGCGGGCGGTGACGAGGCGGCCGCTCGCGGAGCCCGGGTTCGCCGACGAGGTGGTCGAGGGCCGGCCGCTCGCCGAGCCGGGCACCGCCGTAGAGGACACCGTCCGGGCCGACGAGTGGCAGCTGCAGACCCTCGACCTGCATGACGCGTGGACCTACGCCGACGGCTCCGGGGTCACCGTCGCGGTGATCGACTCCGGGGTCGACGCGCACCACCCCGACCTGGACGGCCAGGTGCTGCCCGGTCTCGACCTGGTCAACCCCAAGGACGACGGCGACACCGACCCGGTCGGTCACGGCACGACGGTGTCCGGCATCATCGCCGGCCGCAGCGACGACAACACCGGCGTGGTCGGCATCGCCCCCAAAGCCAAAATCCTGCCGGTACGCGTGCTGGACGAGGCGAATCGCTACGACGACGCGCTGATCGTGGCGAAAGGTCTGCGCTGGGCGGTCGACCACGGCGCCCGGGTGGTGAACCTGTCGCTCGGCGGCAGCGCGAACAGCCCGGCTCTGGCCGCCGCCCTGGACTACGCGTTCGCCAAGGACGTCGTGGTGGTCGCCTGCACCGGCAACGTCAGCGCCACCTCGAGCGCCCACAGCGTCTGGTACCCGGCCCGCGAGCCCGGCGTCCTCGCGGTGGCCGGCATGGAACGCAACGGCACCGACCTCTGGTCGGGTTCGATCACCGGCCCGGAGACGGTGGTCACCGCACCCGCCACCGAGCTGGTCGGCGCCCGGCCCGGCGGATACTGGCGGGTCCAGGGCACCAGCTTCGCCGCCCCGATGGTCGCCGGCACCGCTGCCCTGATCCGCTCCCGCTGGCCCGACATGTCAGCCGGCGACGTGATCAACCGGATCATCCGCACCGCGAAGGACCGCGGCACCCCCGGCCGCGACGACGTGTTCGGTTTCGGCCTGATCGACCCCACCGGCGCGCTGACCGCGAGCGTGCCCAGCGTCCTGGGGAACCCGCTGGACACCACGCCGCCGGTCGGCGTCGGCCGCCTCGGCAGCGCGCCCGCCTCCGGCGAGGCGCAGTCCGCCCCCACCGACGACCCGTCGAGCCAGCCGCTGGCCGCCGCCCCCGGCACCAACGCCGGCGGCTGGGCCGCCAAGGCGACCGCCCAGCCGGCCCCGCACCGCGGCCGTTGGATCGCCATCAGCCTGTTCGCGCTCTCCACCGCGGTCGGCGCTCTCACCATCCGCCGCTTCGCACTCACCACCGGCTGA
- the nth gene encoding endonuclease III, with amino-acid sequence MARVLADTHPDAHCELDFTTPLQLAVATILSAQTTDVRVNQVTPLLFQKYRTAADYAGADRAEMETILRPTGFFRAKTNSLISLGEELLATHGGELPRKLDELVKLPGIGRKTANVILGNAFDVPGITVDTHFRRLTNRFGWVDEEDPVKIEFLVAELIEKRDWTMLSHRVIFHGRRVCHARKPACGACTLAASCPSYGLGPTEAAPAAKLLKGPRARDLAVAAGVDPDLVPVGAAVEPDSEAL; translated from the coding sequence ATGGCCCGGGTGCTCGCCGACACCCACCCCGACGCGCACTGCGAGCTCGACTTCACCACGCCGCTCCAACTGGCGGTCGCCACCATCCTGTCGGCGCAGACCACCGACGTGCGGGTCAATCAGGTCACCCCGCTTCTTTTCCAGAAATATCGGACAGCTGCCGACTATGCCGGCGCCGACCGGGCCGAGATGGAGACGATCCTCCGGCCGACCGGCTTCTTCCGGGCCAAGACCAACTCGCTGATCAGCCTCGGGGAGGAGCTGCTCGCCACGCACGGCGGGGAGCTGCCGCGGAAACTCGACGAGCTGGTGAAACTGCCGGGCATCGGGCGCAAGACGGCCAACGTGATCCTGGGCAACGCGTTCGACGTTCCCGGGATCACCGTGGACACCCACTTCCGGCGGCTCACCAACCGGTTCGGGTGGGTCGACGAAGAGGACCCGGTCAAGATCGAATTCCTGGTCGCGGAGCTGATCGAGAAACGCGACTGGACGATGCTGTCGCACCGGGTGATCTTTCACGGGCGGCGGGTCTGTCACGCGCGCAAGCCGGCCTGTGGGGCTTGCACACTGGCGGCTTCCTGCCCGTCCTACGGTCTGGGGCCGACCGAGGCCGCGCCGGCGGCGAAACTGCTGAAGGGCCCGCGGGCGCGCGACCTGGCGGTGGCGGCCGGTGTCGACCCGGACCTCGTGCCGGTGGGTGCCGCCGTCGAGCCCGACTCGGAGGCGTTGTGA
- a CDS encoding CapA family protein: protein MNSHPPTHRDSGSGRYALYITLVGVVVAGAAIGGYALVNRGTEADASWQSPAPTRAAAARTESTRAAAAATAVTFSATGDIMMANAPGGLPPNNGKGFFDPVRRSLAADLVMGNLEQPLTEDTGTSKCGTPARANCFAFRSPPSYAQVLKAGGFQLLNTANNHAKDFGPTGNRNTFQALDGAGLRYTGAQDQITVVPVKGLKVAVVGFAPYAGVNNLTDLTHARSLVAKARSQADLVVVQAHMGAEGPAMNHVKPGSEIYFGENRGDPIRFSHAMIDAGADLVIGHGPHVVRGMEFYKGKLIAYSLGNFAGGGHTLSKDGILKYAGILRVTLNADGSYAGGTFLSTCLNADGLPTRDATAEHGRRLITQLTATDFPTTGATIGGDGTIKPSA, encoded by the coding sequence ATGAATTCGCACCCCCCGACCCACCGCGACAGCGGATCTGGGCGATATGCCCTCTATATAACCCTGGTCGGCGTTGTCGTGGCCGGCGCCGCCATCGGCGGGTATGCGCTGGTCAACCGGGGGACCGAGGCCGACGCGAGCTGGCAGTCGCCGGCGCCGACCAGGGCCGCGGCTGCCCGGACCGAATCGACCCGCGCGGCGGCAGCCGCCACCGCGGTCACCTTCTCGGCCACCGGCGACATCATGATGGCCAACGCGCCGGGCGGCCTGCCGCCGAACAACGGCAAGGGATTCTTCGACCCGGTACGCCGCAGCCTCGCCGCCGACCTGGTGATGGGCAACCTGGAACAGCCGCTCACCGAGGACACCGGCACCTCCAAGTGCGGCACCCCGGCCCGGGCCAACTGCTTCGCGTTCCGGTCCCCGCCGTCCTACGCCCAGGTGCTCAAGGCCGGCGGATTCCAGCTGCTCAACACGGCGAACAACCACGCCAAGGACTTCGGCCCGACCGGCAACCGGAACACCTTCCAGGCACTCGACGGCGCCGGCCTCAGGTACACCGGCGCGCAGGACCAGATCACCGTGGTCCCGGTCAAAGGCCTCAAGGTCGCGGTCGTCGGCTTCGCGCCGTACGCCGGTGTCAACAATCTGACCGACCTGACCCACGCCCGCAGCCTGGTCGCCAAGGCCCGCAGCCAGGCCGACCTGGTCGTGGTGCAGGCGCACATGGGCGCCGAGGGCCCGGCAATGAACCACGTCAAACCGGGCAGCGAGATCTACTTCGGCGAGAACCGCGGCGACCCGATCAGGTTCAGTCACGCGATGATCGACGCGGGCGCCGACCTGGTGATCGGGCACGGCCCGCACGTGGTTCGGGGCATGGAGTTCTACAAAGGCAAACTCATCGCCTACAGCCTCGGCAACTTCGCCGGCGGCGGGCACACGCTCTCCAAGGACGGGATCCTGAAGTACGCCGGGATCCTGCGCGTGACGCTCAACGCCGACGGGTCGTACGCCGGCGGCACCTTCCTCTCCACCTGTCTCAACGCCGACGGCCTGCCCACCCGGGACGCCACCGCGGAACACGGCCGCCGGCTGATCACCCAGCTGACCGCGACCGACTTCCCGACGACCGGAGCGACGATCGGCGGCGACGGGACGATCAAGCCGTCCGCGTGA
- a CDS encoding CoA pyrophosphatase, translating to MSRGELLDRPDDLPEWFEPLLTRVSEIRAEDFSTLRRPSGSGGRSSAVLVLLGAGESGPDLLILQRAASMRNHAGQPAFPGGATDPSDADAVATALREANEEVGLDPASATALALLPELWIPVSRFSVTPVLAWWRRPHPVLSRQPEEVDHVARLPISELADPANRIRVRHPSGWIGPAFQVRGLLVWGFTAGVISVLLDMAGWAQPWEPGRIVELPDAAAPVPAARGGAPDEVVP from the coding sequence ATGAGCCGGGGCGAGCTGCTGGACCGGCCGGACGACCTGCCGGAGTGGTTCGAGCCGCTGCTCACCCGGGTCTCCGAGATCCGCGCCGAGGATTTCAGCACGCTGCGCCGCCCGTCCGGGTCCGGTGGCCGGTCCAGTGCCGTGCTGGTCCTGCTCGGCGCCGGCGAGTCCGGTCCCGACCTGCTGATCCTGCAGCGGGCCGCGAGCATGCGGAACCACGCCGGGCAGCCGGCGTTCCCGGGCGGCGCCACCGACCCGTCCGACGCCGACGCGGTCGCCACCGCGCTGCGCGAGGCGAACGAGGAGGTCGGCCTCGACCCGGCCAGCGCCACGGCGCTGGCCCTGCTCCCGGAGCTGTGGATCCCGGTCAGCCGGTTCTCGGTCACCCCGGTGCTGGCCTGGTGGCGCCGGCCACATCCGGTGCTGTCCCGGCAGCCTGAAGAGGTTGACCACGTCGCCCGGCTGCCGATCAGTGAACTGGCGGACCCCGCGAACCGTATCCGGGTGCGACATCCGAGTGGTTGGATCGGGCCCGCCTTCCAGGTCCGCGGACTGCTCGTCTGGGGTTTCACTGCGGGGGTGATCTCGGTTTTGCTGGACATGGCGGGCTGGGCGCAGCCGTGGGAGCCGGGTCGGATCGTGGAACTGCCGGACGCCGCGGCCCCGGTGCCGGCCGCGCGTGGCGGCGCACCCGATGAGGTGGTGCCGTGA
- a CDS encoding MarP family serine protease, with amino-acid sequence MPVVDVILIVLMLLFAISGYRQGFVIGALSLGGFFSGVLIGLQLGPLLAKQFADGTVRMIVALAVILALAVLGQTLAGWLGTSLRKAIFNRPLQHLDDAGGAVVSVVAVLMAAWLVAVPMGSTPFPALNRAVRSSAILGGINGLMPEQAQALSSALRETLDTNGFPDVFGGLARTQAKEVAEPDPALKNSKIVQSSKQSVLKVLGAAPSCSRRIEGTGFVYADERVMTNAHVVAGTRDVVVETARGQLTGTVVVYDPKRDLAVIRVPGLKAPVMPFVSKKAGSGASAIVLGYPQDGPYNAQSARVRDVGDITGPDIYESGDVTREIYTIKSLVRSGNSGGPLISPDGRVLGIIFAAAADDKNVGFALTAAEAAPIAKLGLESTEGVKTGGCA; translated from the coding sequence GTGCCCGTGGTCGATGTCATCCTGATCGTGCTGATGCTGCTGTTCGCGATCAGCGGCTATCGCCAGGGATTCGTGATCGGGGCGCTCTCCCTCGGCGGCTTCTTCAGCGGCGTGCTGATCGGCCTCCAGCTGGGCCCGCTGCTGGCCAAGCAGTTCGCTGACGGCACGGTCCGCATGATCGTGGCGCTCGCGGTGATCCTGGCCCTGGCCGTGCTCGGGCAGACCCTGGCGGGCTGGCTCGGCACCAGCCTGCGCAAGGCGATCTTCAACCGCCCGCTGCAGCATCTGGACGACGCCGGCGGCGCGGTGGTCTCGGTGGTCGCCGTGCTGATGGCCGCCTGGCTGGTGGCCGTGCCGATGGGTTCCACCCCGTTCCCGGCGCTGAACAGGGCGGTCCGCAGCAGCGCCATCCTCGGCGGCATCAACGGTCTGATGCCCGAGCAGGCCCAGGCGCTCTCTTCGGCGCTGCGCGAGACGCTGGACACCAACGGCTTCCCGGACGTCTTCGGTGGCCTGGCCCGCACCCAGGCCAAGGAGGTCGCCGAGCCCGACCCGGCGCTGAAGAATTCGAAGATCGTCCAGAGCTCGAAGCAGTCGGTCCTGAAGGTTCTCGGCGCCGCCCCGAGTTGCTCGCGCCGCATCGAGGGCACCGGTTTCGTCTACGCCGACGAGCGGGTGATGACCAACGCCCACGTGGTCGCCGGCACCCGCGACGTGGTCGTCGAGACCGCCCGCGGCCAGCTGACCGGCACCGTGGTCGTCTACGACCCGAAACGCGACCTGGCGGTGATCCGGGTCCCCGGTCTGAAGGCCCCGGTCATGCCGTTCGTCAGCAAGAAGGCCGGCTCCGGTGCCTCCGCGATCGTCCTGGGCTACCCGCAGGACGGCCCGTACAACGCCCAGTCCGCCCGGGTCCGCGACGTCGGCGACATCACCGGCCCCGACATCTACGAGTCCGGCGACGTGACCCGCGAGATCTACACCATCAAGTCCCTGGTCCGCAGCGGCAACTCGGGCGGCCCCCTGATCTCCCCGGACGGCCGGGTCCTCGGCATCATCTTCGCCGCGGCCGCCGACGACAAGAACGTGGGCTTCGCCCTGACCGCCGCCGAAGCCGCCCCCATAGCCAAACTCGGCCTGGAAAGCACCGAGGGCGTCAAAACCGGCGGGTGCGCCTGA
- a CDS encoding redoxin domain-containing protein, whose product MRLLAPVAIAALLLSGCTAAAVKESQAPSPFAACAPATGGSTLPDITLDCLTGDSPVRLADLRGPAVLNIWGSYCGPCRAELPVIQKLADTGKLTVLGVDTGDTRAAAISFGTDHGVSMPTLFDPDRKLVAQLGVISLPSTIFVDATGKIFIYRYAMDAPALTEQVAKHAGVTVTL is encoded by the coding sequence GTGAGGCTTCTGGCGCCGGTCGCGATCGCGGCGCTGCTGCTCAGCGGGTGCACGGCCGCCGCGGTGAAGGAGTCGCAGGCCCCGTCGCCGTTCGCCGCCTGCGCGCCGGCCACCGGCGGCAGCACCCTGCCCGACATCACGCTCGACTGCCTGACCGGCGACAGCCCGGTGCGTCTCGCCGACCTGCGCGGGCCCGCCGTCCTCAACATCTGGGGCTCCTACTGCGGCCCGTGCCGCGCGGAGCTGCCGGTCATCCAAAAACTTGCGGACACCGGCAAGCTCACCGTGCTCGGCGTCGACACCGGCGACACCCGGGCCGCGGCGATCTCGTTCGGCACCGACCACGGCGTCAGCATGCCCACGCTGTTCGACCCGGACCGCAAACTCGTCGCCCAGCTCGGCGTGATCAGCCTGCCCAGCACCATCTTCGTCGACGCCACCGGCAAGATCTTCATTTACCGGTACGCCATGGACGCGCCCGCCCTGACCGAGCAGGTGGCCAAGCACGCCGGGGTCACGGTGACACTATGA
- a CDS encoding type VII secretion protein EccC yields MGTVVIKRSERRPAPAIPDGELLVEPPPERARPAAGRWQQALMVLPMLGGTVAMAMMMGQGHGGMYSYVIGGLFGISSIAMLATSFGSATGPRRAETAAAHRDYLRHLAVLRRRVRETARRQRAGQLYRHPDPDRLWSTAASHRVWERRPDDPDFGVVRVGLGPQALATPLLAPATRPLHELEPVTAGALRRFLDAYSVVPDLPVAMSLRGFARVHLRGGEAARDLVRAAIIQLAVFHAPDDLLVAVCAGPARRADWEWVKWLPHALHPARSDPLGPLRLVAGDAGELDRLLHDVLADRPRFQPGAASAAGPHVVIVRDGGEPLPPGDGIDGVTVLDLDAPPPRLLDRATLALEVDRTGTLLTATMEVETVAGRADGLPATTAEAIARRLTPLRTAGVADPDGPPVPAETGFAELLGIGDPESFRPARGWRPRPARDRLRAPIGVTADGLPVELDLKESAQGGMGPHGLLIGATGSGKSELLRTLVLALAGTHSPESLNLVLIDFKGGATFASLDRLPHTAALITNLRDELPLVDRMAEAIDGELLRRQELLRKAGNFAGLPDYERARADGAALPPLPSLLVVVDEFAELLVHKPDFIEMFLQIGRVGRSLGVHLLLASQRLEEGRLRGLDTHLSYRIGLKTFNSVESRVVLGVPDAADLPSAPGHAYLKVGNGPLTRFRGSYVSGPLRRTGSPGDPAGTTELRVLPYTTRAMAAPARPAAIAAPEPASGSPTLLGVLVDRMAGQGPPAHRVWLPPLDSPATLDDLLGPPIVAAGRGLTCVSPELHGALQVPIALVDKPREQVRDTLWLQLAGAAGHVAVVGGTLSGKSTALRSLICGLALTHTPAEAQAYCLDFGGGSLGALRGLPHVGGVFGRLEAEGVRRTVGEMVTLLAARERSFAELGVGSMGEFRRSRGGPDVFLVVDGWSTVRADFEELEPVLTDLATRGLSYGIHLVAAASRWMDFRPAVRDLFGSRVELRLGDTTDSSVSRRAAGTVPEQQPGRGVIEHPGVREQWLHLLTARPEVSSLGDTAELVKAVAAAWPGPAAPQVRLLPAVVAQAGIADAGDGLRLPIGLAETDLEPVTVDFATDPHFLLFGDAECGKSTFLRVVAGTVTARFAPEQARIILVDYRRSLMDLPETEHRIGYGMQAQPTLDLMRSVAGYMAKRLPGPEVTARQLRDRSWWTGPELFVLVDDYDLVAAGPVNPLTPLLEYLPQARDIGLHLILTRRAGGAGRALYEPVIQRLRELSAPGLVMSGAPEEGALIGSVRPGPLPPGRGRLITRREGIRLIQLALPESGPGTDSQCD; encoded by the coding sequence ATGGGCACCGTGGTGATCAAGCGGTCCGAGCGCCGTCCGGCGCCCGCGATCCCGGACGGTGAGCTGCTGGTCGAGCCGCCCCCGGAGCGGGCCCGGCCGGCCGCCGGGCGGTGGCAGCAGGCCCTGATGGTGTTGCCGATGCTGGGCGGCACGGTGGCCATGGCGATGATGATGGGCCAGGGTCACGGCGGCATGTATTCGTACGTGATCGGCGGCCTCTTCGGCATCTCCTCGATCGCCATGCTGGCCACCTCCTTCGGCTCGGCCACCGGACCCCGCCGGGCCGAGACCGCCGCCGCCCACCGCGACTACCTGCGACACCTCGCCGTGCTGCGCCGCCGGGTCCGGGAAACCGCCCGCCGGCAGCGCGCCGGCCAGCTGTATCGCCATCCCGACCCGGACCGGCTGTGGTCCACGGCGGCCAGCCACCGGGTCTGGGAGCGCCGGCCGGACGACCCGGACTTCGGCGTGGTCCGGGTCGGCCTCGGCCCGCAGGCCCTGGCCACCCCGCTGCTGGCGCCGGCCACCCGCCCGCTGCACGAGCTGGAGCCGGTGACCGCGGGCGCGCTGCGCCGGTTCCTGGACGCCTACTCGGTCGTGCCGGACCTGCCGGTGGCCATGTCGCTGCGCGGGTTCGCCCGGGTCCACCTGCGCGGCGGCGAAGCGGCCCGGGACCTGGTCCGGGCCGCGATCATCCAGCTCGCGGTCTTCCACGCGCCGGACGACCTGCTGGTCGCGGTCTGCGCCGGCCCCGCCCGGCGGGCCGACTGGGAATGGGTCAAATGGCTGCCGCACGCGCTGCACCCGGCCCGCTCCGACCCGCTCGGCCCGCTCCGGCTGGTCGCCGGCGATGCCGGCGAGCTGGACCGGCTGCTCCACGACGTGCTCGCCGACCGTCCCCGGTTCCAGCCCGGCGCGGCGAGCGCGGCCGGTCCGCACGTGGTGATCGTCCGGGACGGCGGCGAGCCGCTCCCACCCGGTGACGGCATCGACGGGGTGACCGTGCTGGACCTGGACGCGCCACCGCCCCGGCTGCTCGACCGGGCCACCCTGGCGCTCGAGGTGGACCGGACCGGCACGCTGCTCACCGCCACCATGGAGGTGGAGACCGTGGCCGGGCGGGCGGACGGCCTGCCGGCGACCACCGCCGAGGCGATCGCCCGGCGGCTGACCCCGCTCCGCACGGCCGGGGTGGCCGACCCCGACGGGCCGCCGGTACCGGCCGAGACCGGCTTCGCCGAGCTGCTGGGCATCGGCGACCCCGAGAGCTTCCGCCCGGCCCGGGGCTGGCGGCCCCGGCCGGCCCGGGACCGGCTGCGCGCACCGATCGGGGTGACCGCCGACGGCCTGCCGGTCGAGCTGGATCTGAAGGAGTCGGCGCAGGGCGGGATGGGCCCGCACGGCCTGCTGATCGGCGCCACCGGCTCCGGCAAGTCGGAGTTGCTGCGCACCCTGGTGCTGGCGCTCGCCGGCACCCACTCCCCGGAGTCGCTGAACCTGGTGCTGATCGACTTCAAGGGCGGCGCCACCTTCGCGTCGCTGGACCGGCTGCCGCACACCGCCGCGCTGATCACCAACCTGAGGGACGAGCTGCCGCTGGTCGACCGGATGGCCGAGGCGATCGACGGCGAACTTCTCCGGCGGCAGGAGCTGCTCCGCAAGGCGGGCAACTTCGCCGGCCTGCCGGACTACGAGCGGGCCCGGGCGGACGGGGCGGCCCTGCCACCGTTGCCGTCGCTGCTGGTGGTCGTCGACGAGTTCGCCGAGTTGCTGGTCCACAAACCCGACTTCATCGAGATGTTCCTGCAGATCGGACGGGTGGGGCGCTCGCTCGGCGTGCACCTGCTGCTGGCCAGTCAGCGCCTGGAGGAGGGGCGGCTGCGGGGACTGGACACGCACCTGTCGTACCGGATCGGCCTGAAGACCTTCAACAGCGTCGAGTCCCGGGTGGTGCTGGGCGTCCCGGACGCGGCCGACCTGCCCAGCGCGCCCGGGCACGCATACCTGAAGGTCGGCAACGGGCCGTTGACCCGGTTCCGCGGGTCGTACGTGTCCGGGCCGCTGCGCCGCACCGGCTCGCCGGGCGACCCGGCCGGGACGACCGAGCTGCGCGTTCTGCCCTACACGACGCGGGCCATGGCGGCCCCGGCCCGCCCGGCGGCGATCGCCGCACCCGAGCCGGCCAGCGGCTCGCCCACGCTGCTCGGTGTGCTGGTCGACCGGATGGCCGGACAGGGCCCGCCGGCCCACCGGGTGTGGCTGCCGCCGCTGGACTCCCCGGCCACCCTCGACGATCTGCTGGGCCCGCCGATCGTGGCCGCCGGGCGCGGCCTGACCTGCGTCAGCCCCGAGCTGCACGGCGCCCTGCAGGTGCCGATCGCGCTGGTGGACAAGCCGCGCGAACAGGTGCGCGACACACTCTGGCTGCAGCTCGCCGGGGCCGCCGGGCACGTGGCGGTGGTCGGCGGCACGCTCAGCGGCAAGTCGACCGCGCTGCGCTCGCTGATCTGCGGGCTGGCGCTGACCCACACCCCGGCCGAGGCGCAGGCGTACTGCCTGGACTTCGGCGGTGGGTCGCTGGGCGCGCTGCGCGGGCTGCCGCACGTGGGGGGGGTGTTCGGGCGGCTGGAGGCGGAGGGGGTGCGCCGCACGGTCGGCGAAATGGTCACCCTGCTGGCCGCACGGGAGCGCTCGTTCGCCGAGCTCGGCGTCGGCTCGATGGGCGAGTTCCGGCGGTCCCGCGGCGGGCCGGACGTGTTCCTGGTGGTGGACGGCTGGAGCACGGTGCGGGCCGACTTCGAGGAGCTGGAGCCGGTGCTGACCGACCTGGCGACCCGCGGCCTGTCCTACGGCATCCACCTGGTGGCCGCCGCCTCCCGCTGGATGGATTTCCGCCCGGCCGTGCGCGACCTCTTCGGCTCCCGGGTCGAGCTGCGGCTGGGCGACACCACCGACTCGTCGGTGAGCCGCCGGGCCGCGGGCACGGTCCCGGAGCAGCAGCCCGGCCGGGGCGTCATCGAACACCCCGGCGTCCGCGAGCAGTGGCTGCACCTGCTCACCGCGCGGCCCGAGGTCTCCTCGCTGGGCGACACCGCCGAGCTGGTCAAGGCGGTGGCCGCGGCCTGGCCCGGGCCGGCCGCGCCCCAGGTCCGGCTGCTGCCGGCGGTGGTCGCGCAGGCCGGGATCGCCGACGCCGGCGACGGGCTGCGGCTGCCGATCGGGCTGGCCGAGACCGACCTGGAACCGGTCACCGTCGACTTCGCCACCGACCCGCACTTCCTGCTGTTCGGCGACGCCGAGTGCGGCAAGTCGACGTTCCTGCGGGTGGTGGCCGGTACGGTGACCGCCCGGTTCGCCCCGGAGCAGGCCCGGATCATCCTGGTCGACTATCGCCGCAGCCTGATGGACCTGCCGGAGACCGAGCACCGGATCGGGTACGGCATGCAGGCCCAACCCACCCTGGACCTGATGCGGTCGGTCGCCGGATACATGGCCAAACGCCTGCCCGGGCCCGAGGTGACCGCCCGGCAGCTGCGCGACCGCTCCTGGTGGACCGGGCCGGAGCTGTTCGTCCTGGTCGACGACTACGACCTGGTCGCCGCCGGGCCGGTCAACCCGCTGACCCCGCTGCTCGAATATCTGCCGCAGGCCCGGGACATCGGGCTGCACCTGATCCTCACCCGCCGAGCCGGGGGCGCCGGGCGGGCGCTCTACGAGCCGGTCATCCAGCGGCTCCGGGAGCTCTCCGCGCCGGGTCTGGTGATGTCCGGAGCGCCCGAGGAGGGCGCGCTGATCGGCAGCGTGCGACCCGGTCCGCTGCCACCGGGGCGTGGTCGTCTGATCACTCGGCGTGAGGGAATTCGCCTTATTCAGCTGGCACTTCCGGAATCCGGGCCCGGGACAGACTCTCAGTGCGATTAG
- a CDS encoding Crp/Fnr family transcriptional regulator, translated as MDEVLARSGIFQGVDPEAAEALAKEMDTIEVRKGDVVFNEGEAGDSLYIVLSGKIKLGRRAADGRQNLVSIMGPSDMLGELSLFDPGPRTATATAVTDSRLARLKKSSLRPWLNNRPEIAEQLLRVLARRLRRTNDALADLIFTDVPGRVAKNLLQMAGRFGTRDGGVLRVTHDLTQEELAQLVGASRETVNKALADFASRAWLRLDGKSVIILDPERLARRARV; from the coding sequence ATGGATGAGGTACTGGCGCGCAGCGGGATCTTCCAGGGCGTTGACCCGGAAGCCGCCGAGGCGCTCGCCAAGGAGATGGACACGATCGAAGTCCGCAAGGGCGACGTGGTCTTCAACGAGGGCGAGGCCGGCGACAGCCTGTATATCGTTCTGTCCGGGAAGATCAAGCTCGGTCGACGAGCGGCGGACGGACGACAGAACCTCGTCTCCATCATGGGACCGTCCGACATGCTGGGCGAGCTGTCCCTCTTCGACCCGGGCCCGCGCACCGCGACGGCCACCGCGGTGACCGACAGCCGGCTCGCCCGGCTGAAGAAGTCGTCGCTGCGCCCGTGGCTGAACAACCGGCCGGAGATCGCCGAGCAGCTGCTCCGCGTGCTGGCCCGGCGCCTGCGGCGGACCAACGACGCGCTGGCCGACCTGATCTTCACCGACGTGCCCGGCCGGGTGGCGAAAAACCTGCTGCAGATGGCCGGCCGGTTCGGCACCCGGGACGGTGGTGTGCTGCGCGTCACGCACGACCTCACCCAGGAGGAGCTGGCCCAGCTCGTCGGCGCGTCCCGCGAGACGGTGAACAAGGCGCTGGCCGACTTCGCCTCCCGCGCGTGGCTCCGGCTGGACGGCAAGAGCGTCATCATCCTCGATCCGGAGCGTCTCGCCCGGCGCGCCCGGGTCTGA